A genomic window from Chitinispirillum alkaliphilum includes:
- a CDS encoding Phosphopantothenoylcysteine decarboxylase, translating to MATSPKILIGITGGIAGYKIPQLIRILRKKRCEVKTVLTPNARGFVGEASLRTVSGNPVYTDEVQFYDMNHIRLAEWADIFIVCPATANTIAKISHGVADNLLTSLALSIPEEKIIIAPAMNSVMWASSANQSNIGLLKSRGITVLPVDEGELACGVEGAGRMIPVEDIAHQLLYRKTASSIFNGKRVLLSSGPTEEPIDPVRVITNRSSGQMGAALARVAIDMGAEVVMVSGPAKVQPPSGARIVPVRTAQQMQDALEREFESCDVCIMAAAVSDYRPVSYSDSKLSREAENHRIIELVSNPDILKGLGMRKGGRILVGFSLESDDNIERASEKMIRKKCDMMVFNRADTALEKKSTQINLLFADGRVEKYPAMDKLKAASYILSSIAAISGK from the coding sequence ATGGCTACCTCACCCAAAATCCTTATCGGTATTACAGGAGGAATTGCCGGTTATAAAATTCCTCAGCTTATACGCATTCTTAGAAAAAAAAGGTGCGAAGTCAAAACTGTACTCACACCCAATGCCAGAGGGTTTGTTGGAGAGGCTTCACTCAGAACAGTTTCGGGAAATCCAGTATATACTGATGAGGTCCAGTTTTACGATATGAATCATATCCGCCTTGCTGAATGGGCGGATATTTTCATTGTATGCCCCGCAACTGCAAATACCATTGCAAAAATCTCCCATGGGGTCGCTGATAATCTACTCACTTCTCTTGCTCTCTCAATTCCTGAAGAAAAAATCATTATAGCACCAGCTATGAACAGTGTGATGTGGGCCAGTAGTGCAAACCAATCCAATATCGGTTTGCTCAAGAGCAGAGGCATTACAGTTCTGCCTGTAGATGAGGGAGAATTGGCCTGTGGGGTTGAAGGTGCTGGAAGGATGATTCCCGTTGAGGATATTGCTCATCAGTTGTTGTACAGAAAAACGGCATCTTCCATATTTAATGGTAAACGGGTCTTATTATCTTCCGGACCTACCGAAGAGCCGATTGATCCTGTAAGAGTTATAACCAACCGATCATCGGGTCAGATGGGAGCCGCTCTCGCTCGTGTCGCTATAGATATGGGGGCTGAGGTGGTGATGGTAAGCGGACCTGCAAAAGTGCAACCACCCTCGGGGGCCAGAATCGTACCGGTACGGACTGCCCAACAGATGCAGGATGCCCTTGAACGGGAATTTGAATCCTGTGATGTGTGTATAATGGCAGCGGCTGTAAGCGATTATCGTCCGGTGAGTTATTCGGATTCAAAATTATCCCGGGAGGCTGAAAATCACAGAATTATTGAACTTGTCTCAAATCCTGATATCCTAAAAGGATTGGGGATGAGAAAAGGTGGGAGAATTCTGGTTGGGTTTTCACTTGAAAGTGATGATAATATTGAACGTGCATCAGAAAAAATGATCAGGAAAAAATGTGATATGATGGTTTTCAATAGAGCTGATACCGCCCTGGAGAAAAAATCAACTCAAATCAATCTTCTTTTTGCTGATGGCAGGGTAGAGAAATATCCTGCTATGGACAAGTTGAAAGCTGCTTCATATATTTTAAGTAGTATTGCAGCAATTTCAGGAAAATAA
- a CDS encoding Uracil-DNA glycosylase, family 4: MITTSLFRKYLIQLQQLGLEHLLLSSDFKPESLLKKNVPETSPPIGSVGTLPSVKPGAKKSIKKDGLDSIDRLSRLKPVKELGHEFSSGSVSSSKQTPKASKRDQLIDLYKSSKDCNACELCANRKKLVFGSGNIQSALLIIGDYPEGEDEKTMIPFSGEIAALFEKMLEAIEIDRNKDSFVTTALKCRPAQNSVPEHRKADSCLPLLEKQIDIMKPKVILAMGEVAVKAVLDTEDGLDSVRNRQNSYNSIPVIVTYSPRFLLKAEKSFKLSAWQDLIKTQKILNSYGIYGSNKK; encoded by the coding sequence ATGATTACCACATCTCTGTTCCGAAAATACCTTATTCAGCTTCAGCAACTTGGCTTGGAACATCTTCTGTTGTCTTCTGATTTCAAACCTGAATCGCTGTTAAAAAAGAATGTTCCTGAAACATCTCCACCCATTGGATCTGTTGGTACTCTACCCTCTGTGAAACCCGGTGCAAAAAAGAGTATCAAAAAAGATGGATTGGATTCAATTGACCGTCTCTCCAGGCTAAAGCCGGTTAAAGAACTTGGACATGAGTTTTCTTCCGGTTCCGTTTCATCTTCAAAACAAACCCCAAAGGCTTCAAAGCGTGATCAACTTATCGACCTTTACAAAAGTTCTAAGGATTGCAATGCCTGTGAATTATGTGCTAACCGGAAAAAACTGGTGTTTGGTTCTGGTAATATTCAAAGCGCACTCCTGATTATCGGTGATTATCCTGAAGGGGAAGATGAGAAAACGATGATCCCCTTCTCAGGTGAAATTGCAGCTTTGTTTGAAAAGATGTTAGAGGCAATTGAGATCGACAGAAACAAGGATTCCTTTGTAACTACTGCACTAAAGTGCAGGCCGGCTCAGAATTCTGTCCCTGAACACAGAAAAGCAGACTCCTGTTTGCCTCTGCTTGAAAAACAAATAGATATCATGAAACCCAAAGTTATTCTGGCAATGGGTGAGGTTGCAGTTAAAGCAGTTCTTGACACAGAAGATGGGTTGGATAGCGTCCGCAACCGTCAGAACAGCTATAATTCAATTCCAGTGATTGTTACATACAGCCCCCGTTTTTTATTGAAGGCTGAGAAGAGTTTTAAACTCAGCGCATGGCAGGATTTGATCAAAACGCAAAAAATTCTCAACAGCTATGGTATATATGGCAGCAATAAAAAGTAG